A genomic segment from Arcobacter acticola encodes:
- a CDS encoding DUF4105 domain-containing protein: protein MLNICNISNRKSKYLLLTFLFSTSCFSSSEINSLIEQNKLYENAYWSKLLHYRNGSSEIDSNNFFISKDGKTDLKKELFETINSLESGQNDVLCRFPLRVKWLKQNIPQLKKNIVPYSCPKLNEYLGAIDAKQVTMVFPTAHINSPASMYGHTFLRVSSDEETPLISNAINYAAKTTDTNGFIFAYKGLFGEYEGRYSILPYYEKIKEYNNLEQRDIWEYDLDLKQDEIDRLVLHAYELKDVYSDYFFFKENCSYNILWLLEIARSDLDLVSHFSLKTVPLDSIKILKPYNLIKDSKFRYSSMKKMKHILEEKIENKEYLDSFVNDNEPLNEDLSIDDKISYLDFKISYLQYQRANNEYDKKEYLSKYLELLKQRSTYNQSSNYDIKAPKNPLDSHDSARVSFYYNSDDSFELSAKPVYHDIYDISDGYLQGAYIDFFDINIKKEKDENIKLDRFTLLKIKSLAPRDMFFQPTSWGIDLAYEHFKDQSDYLKIKPEAGLTYGNEKDFIYLMLGSNVYYKNSDQLYSIGSSIGFVTNRFDDIKLGLNYSYDRYNKSLENNQFEAFGTYKLDQNASLTIKYLNDDLYKQNDEKVKLGVSYYF, encoded by the coding sequence TTGCTAAATATATGTAATATTTCTAATAGAAAAAGTAAGTATTTATTACTTACTTTTCTATTTTCTACTTCTTGCTTTTCTTCCTCTGAAATAAACTCTTTAATAGAACAAAATAAACTTTATGAAAATGCTTATTGGTCAAAATTATTACACTATAGAAATGGTTCAAGTGAAATAGATTCAAATAATTTTTTTATCTCAAAAGATGGTAAAACAGATTTAAAGAAAGAATTATTTGAAACTATAAACTCTTTAGAAAGTGGACAAAATGATGTTTTATGTAGATTTCCATTAAGAGTAAAATGGTTAAAGCAAAATATTCCTCAACTGAAAAAAAATATTGTTCCTTACTCTTGTCCTAAATTAAATGAATATTTAGGAGCTATTGATGCAAAGCAAGTAACTATGGTTTTTCCAACTGCTCATATAAATTCACCTGCTTCAATGTATGGCCATACTTTTTTACGAGTTTCATCAGATGAAGAAACTCCTTTAATATCAAATGCAATAAATTATGCGGCAAAAACAACTGATACTAATGGATTTATTTTTGCCTATAAAGGTTTATTTGGAGAGTATGAGGGAAGATACTCAATTTTACCTTATTATGAAAAAATCAAAGAATACAATAATCTTGAACAAAGAGATATTTGGGAATATGATTTAGATTTAAAACAAGATGAAATAGATAGATTGGTTTTACATGCCTATGAACTAAAAGATGTGTACTCTGATTATTTCTTCTTTAAGGAAAATTGTTCATATAATATTTTATGGTTACTTGAAATTGCAAGAAGTGACTTGGATCTAGTTAGCCATTTTTCTTTGAAAACTGTTCCTTTAGATTCTATTAAAATTTTGAAGCCTTATAATTTAATAAAAGATTCAAAATTTAGATACTCATCAATGAAAAAAATGAAACATATTTTAGAAGAAAAGATTGAAAATAAAGAGTATTTAGACTCTTTTGTAAATGATAATGAGCCTTTAAATGAGGATTTAAGTATAGATGATAAAATCTCTTATTTGGATTTTAAAATCTCTTATTTACAGTATCAAAGAGCAAACAATGAATATGATAAAAAAGAGTATTTAAGTAAATATTTAGAGCTTTTAAAACAAAGAAGTACTTATAATCAAAGCTCAAATTATGATATCAAAGCTCCTAAAAATCCCTTAGATTCCCATGATTCAGCAAGAGTATCTTTTTATTATAATTCAGATGATAGCTTTGAATTATCAGCAAAGCCTGTTTATCATGATATTTATGACATAAGTGATGGATATTTACAAGGGGCATATATTGACTTTTTTGATATTAATATAAAAAAAGAGAAAGATGAAAATATTAAATTAGATAGATTTACCTTACTAAAAATAAAATCTTTGGCGCCTAGAGATATGTTTTTTCAACCAACTTCATGGGGAATTGATTTAGCATATGAACACTTTAAAGATCAAAGTGATTATTTAAAAATAAAGCCAGAAGCAGGACTTACATATGGAAATGAAAAAGATTTCATTTATTTGATGTTAGGTTCAAATGTATATTATAAAAATTCAGATCAATTATATTCAATTGGTTCAAGTATTGGTTTTGTTACAAATAGATTTGATGATATAAAACTTGGATTAAATTATTCGTATGATAGATACAATAAAAGTCTTGAAAATAACCAATTTGAAGCCTTTGGGACTTATAAATTAGATCAAAATGCTTCTTTAACAATTAAATATTTAAATGATGATTTATATAAACAAAATGATGAAAAAGTTAAACTAGGAGTATCTTATTATTTCTAA
- a CDS encoding apolipoprotein N-acyltransferase has translation MFLLKRDYSNKNFIIKGFITAILLASFMYLSYFEVEYKILNTILGLFAIYLLLVIPKKALFVAGFLSGVLWCNWMAVSMQYYDLTYLAPVFIAGISLVYAIIFYLFAFYDRLVFRILTIFAFTYFAPFGFNWMKFELIFVDSYIDISKVAFFLVLFSFYLIIKLKRFKVLGVIPILFALNLGKGVYIQNPEASIFMPQMNIKQELKWEKDYQRVLHENNFEEIAKAIELKKDLVVLPETTFTTVLNRNAEISERLKELSYDIDIIAGALYVEDKQIYNASYHFSKGEIKVAKKVVLVPFGEEIPLPQFFVDLINKVFYDGAQDYSKASEPTDFIIKGEKIRNAICYEATTDKIFENLGDTKYMIAISNNAWFTPSIEPTLQHLLLKFYSRTYNVTIFHVVNGSPNRIYRP, from the coding sequence ATGTTTTTACTAAAACGCGATTATTCTAACAAAAACTTCATAATAAAAGGCTTCATCACTGCAATTTTATTAGCTTCTTTTATGTACTTAAGCTATTTCGAAGTAGAATATAAAATTTTAAATACAATTTTAGGTCTATTTGCCATATATTTATTATTAGTAATTCCTAAAAAAGCACTTTTTGTAGCTGGATTTTTATCTGGTGTTTTATGGTGCAATTGGATGGCTGTAAGTATGCAATATTATGATTTAACATATTTAGCTCCTGTTTTTATTGCAGGAATCAGTCTTGTATATGCCATAATTTTTTATTTATTTGCATTTTATGATAGATTAGTTTTTAGAATTTTAACTATCTTTGCATTTACTTATTTTGCACCTTTTGGTTTTAATTGGATGAAATTTGAATTAATATTTGTTGATTCATATATTGATATTTCAAAAGTTGCTTTTTTTCTTGTGCTATTTTCATTTTATTTAATTATAAAATTAAAAAGATTTAAAGTTTTAGGGGTAATACCTATTTTATTTGCTTTAAATTTAGGGAAAGGTGTTTATATTCAGAATCCTGAAGCTAGTATTTTTATGCCTCAAATGAATATAAAACAAGAGTTAAAATGGGAAAAAGATTATCAAAGAGTTTTACACGAAAACAATTTTGAAGAAATAGCAAAAGCAATTGAATTAAAAAAAGATTTAGTTGTTTTACCTGAAACTACATTTACTACAGTTTTAAATAGAAATGCTGAAATATCAGAACGTCTAAAAGAATTATCATATGATATTGACATAATTGCAGGGGCATTATATGTGGAAGATAAACAAATTTATAATGCATCATATCACTTTAGCAAAGGTGAAATCAAAGTTGCTAAAAAAGTGGTATTAGTTCCTTTTGGTGAAGAAATTCCACTTCCTCAGTTTTTTGTTGATTTAATAAATAAAGTTTTTTATGATGGTGCCCAAGATTATTCAAAAGCATCAGAACCCACTGATTTTATAATCAAAGGTGAAAAAATAAGAAATGCTATTTGTTATGAAGCAACAACTGATAAGATTTTTGAGAACTTAGGTGATACAAAATATATGATAGCTATTTCCAATAACGCATGGTTTACACCATCAATTGAGCCAACATTACAACATCTTTTACTAAAGTTTTATTCAAGAACATACAATGTAACTATTTTTCATGTGGTAAATGGAAGTCCAAATAGAATATATAGACCCTAA
- the yajC gene encoding preprotein translocase subunit YajC, with product MEGSSTDLISSLLPLVALFAIFYFLIIRPQQKQAKAHKEMVSNLKKGDKIVTNGGLMVEVTKVEDAYFVVKNSDGTEMKLVREFVAKLLED from the coding sequence ATGGAAGGTTCGAGTACAGATTTAATAAGCTCATTGTTACCTCTAGTTGCATTATTTGCGATTTTTTACTTTTTGATTATTAGACCACAACAAAAACAAGCGAAAGCTCATAAGGAAATGGTTTCTAATTTGAAAAAAGGTGATAAGATTGTAACAAATGGTGGCTTAATGGTAGAAGTTACAAAAGTGGAAGATGCATATTTTGTTGTAAAAAACAGTGATGGCACTGAAATGAAGCTTGTAAGAGAGTTTGTAGCAAAACTTTTAGAAGACTAA
- the secD gene encoding protein translocase subunit SecD, producing MKIFNYRLIIFILSIIFGVVLSIPSLLQTDTGKKISLGLDLQGGLHMLLGVNTHEAVTSKIKTIATSVKYFSDDEELLIDALSINADSVTFTVLDADEIPKMDEMLKQITGLDISRDELRYTLKLTSEDIAKTKDLSVAQAVETIRNRLDQFGLSEPTVVRQGETDIVVELPGIKTAEDEKAARELISKPANLELMAVDEERNDQVNTMTSSQAAAYGNVILEDTNNPNIKYLVKEIPILNGSQVIDAQVAFDQSNQAIINFTLNSTGARIFGEFTGKSVGKRLAVVLDGKVYSAPNIRERIGGGSGQISGGFTVAEAGNVAIALRSGALPATVTLLEKRSVGPSLGADSIKASLVALISGFLIVFIFMIIYYKRAGVIACIALVTNIFIIIAVMAMFGATLTLPGMAGIVLTIGMAVDANVIITERIRELIRDGLSIPKAIEDGYANAMRAILDANVTTLLVAVILYAYGTGPIKGFAITISIGILASMLTAILGTHGIYEALLGKIAKDKDSKKWFGVK from the coding sequence TTGAAAATCTTTAATTATAGACTTATAATATTTATATTAAGTATTATTTTTGGTGTTGTACTTTCAATACCATCTTTATTGCAAACAGATACAGGAAAAAAAATCTCATTAGGCCTTGATTTACAAGGTGGATTACATATGCTTTTAGGTGTTAATACACACGAAGCTGTAACTTCTAAAATTAAAACTATTGCAACATCAGTAAAATATTTTTCAGATGATGAAGAGCTTTTAATTGATGCTTTATCCATAAATGCAGATAGTGTTACTTTTACAGTATTAGATGCAGATGAAATCCCAAAAATGGATGAAATGCTTAAGCAAATTACTGGACTTGATATTTCAAGAGATGAGCTAAGATATACTTTAAAATTAACTTCAGAAGATATTGCTAAAACAAAAGATTTATCAGTTGCACAAGCTGTTGAAACTATCAGAAATAGACTTGATCAATTTGGTTTATCTGAACCAACTGTTGTAAGACAAGGAGAAACTGATATTGTTGTTGAGCTTCCAGGTATTAAAACTGCTGAAGATGAAAAAGCAGCACGTGAGTTAATCTCAAAACCTGCAAACTTAGAATTAATGGCAGTTGATGAAGAAAGAAATGACCAAGTTAACACTATGACATCATCTCAAGCTGCTGCTTATGGAAATGTTATTTTAGAAGATACAAATAATCCAAATATTAAATATCTTGTAAAAGAGATACCTATTTTAAATGGTTCTCAAGTAATAGATGCACAAGTTGCATTTGACCAATCTAATCAAGCAATTATTAATTTTACTTTAAATTCAACAGGTGCTAGAATTTTTGGTGAGTTTACAGGTAAAAGTGTTGGTAAAAGATTAGCTGTTGTTTTAGATGGTAAAGTTTATTCTGCACCAAATATTAGAGAGCGAATTGGTGGAGGAAGTGGACAGATTTCAGGTGGATTCACTGTTGCTGAAGCTGGAAATGTTGCTATTGCACTACGAAGTGGAGCATTACCTGCAACTGTTACTTTACTTGAAAAAAGAAGTGTTGGACCATCACTTGGAGCTGATTCTATAAAAGCTTCTTTAGTTGCACTAATTTCAGGTTTTTTAATTGTATTTATTTTTATGATTATTTATTATAAGCGTGCAGGGGTAATTGCATGTATTGCACTTGTTACAAATATTTTCATAATCATAGCTGTAATGGCAATGTTTGGAGCTACCTTAACTCTTCCTGGTATGGCAGGAATTGTTCTTACAATTGGTATGGCAGTTGATGCGAATGTTATTATCACAGAAAGAATAAGAGAGTTAATAAGAGATGGATTATCAATACCAAAAGCAATTGAAGATGGTTATGCAAATGCAATGAGAGCAATTTTAGATGCAAATGTTACTACGCTTTTAGTTGCAGTTATATTATATGCTTATGGAACAGGACCTATTAAAGGTTTTGCGATTACTATTTCTATTGGTATTTTAGCTTCAATGTTAACAGCAATTTTAGGAACTCATGGTATTTATGAGGCCTTACTTGGAAAAATAGCAAAAGATAAAGATAGTAAAAAATGGTTTGGAGTTAAGTAA
- the secF gene encoding protein translocase subunit SecF — protein MEIFKTDKIYDFMGKRLAFLGFSSILVIASIVLLFTKGLTFGIDFAGGTIIQVKYEQVAPINQIRDTLKQTKYANSSITKFGSDEEVVIRITGSSSDLVNDIGDEMHKILASTGNFEIRRVDMVGAKVGGELREKGIMALSLSLIVILIYLSFRFEWRFALASVFALIHDITIAMGAISLFSIEVNLDILAAILTLLGYSLNDTIIVFDRIREGIQTSKANELAEMINESVSKTLSRTTLTSLTTVFVVATLYFFGGEILNGFSFTLLVGIIIGTYSSIFVAATFLVQLKFSVDDFRAKDAEKLKRQREKEKIRAMYEQGTV, from the coding sequence ATGGAAATTTTTAAAACAGATAAAATTTATGATTTTATGGGAAAAAGATTAGCTTTTTTAGGTTTTTCTTCTATTTTAGTTATTGCTTCAATTGTTTTACTTTTTACAAAAGGTTTAACTTTTGGTATTGACTTTGCTGGTGGAACTATTATTCAAGTTAAATATGAACAAGTAGCACCTATTAATCAAATTAGAGATACATTAAAGCAAACAAAATATGCAAATTCATCTATTACAAAATTTGGGAGTGATGAAGAAGTTGTTATTAGAATTACAGGTTCTAGCTCTGATTTAGTAAATGATATTGGTGATGAGATGCATAAAATTTTAGCATCAACTGGTAACTTTGAAATTAGAAGAGTTGATATGGTTGGGGCTAAGGTTGGTGGAGAACTTAGAGAAAAAGGTATTATGGCCTTATCTTTATCTTTAATAGTAATTTTGATTTATCTTTCATTTAGATTTGAATGGAGATTTGCTCTTGCTTCAGTATTTGCATTAATTCACGATATTACTATTGCCATGGGTGCAATTTCATTATTTAGTATTGAAGTAAATCTTGATATTTTAGCAGCAATTTTAACCTTACTTGGATATTCTTTAAATGATACAATTATCGTATTTGATAGAATTAGAGAAGGAATTCAAACTTCTAAAGCTAATGAATTAGCTGAAATGATAAATGAATCTGTTAGTAAAACACTATCAAGAACAACTTTAACTTCGTTAACAACTGTGTTTGTTGTTGCGACATTATATTTCTTTGGTGGAGAGATTCTAAATGGATTCTCATTTACTTTACTTGTAGGTATTATTATAGGTACTTATTCATCAATTTTCGTAGCTGCTACATTCTTAGTTCAATTAAAGTTCTCTGTTGATGATTTTAGAGCTAAGGATGCTGAGAAATTAAAAAGACAAAGGGAAAAAGAAAAAATTAGAGCTATGTATGAACAAGGTACTGTTTGA
- a CDS encoding DUF6394 family protein gives MDWGKVTYIFFSLMSLTTTAGFLYEPNTIALFVAAGVNVISTILKLGVKNLLAAELLASSLVADLHLIPAFLVLTFTNDLPLTISLAIGAIVANIFSVALALIESAKSQDKEEF, from the coding sequence ATGGATTGGGGTAAAGTAACCTATATTTTCTTTTCACTAATGTCTTTAACAACAACAGCAGGGTTCTTATATGAACCAAATACAATTGCCTTATTTGTAGCAGCAGGTGTTAATGTGATTTCAACAATACTTAAACTCGGTGTTAAAAATTTGCTCGCAGCTGAATTGCTTGCTAGTTCGTTAGTTGCTGATTTACATCTAATCCCAGCATTTTTGGTACTTACATTTACAAATGATTTGCCTTTAACTATATCTTTAGCTATTGGTGCAATAGTTGCTAATATTTTCTCTGTTGCATTAGCATTGATAGAAAGCGCAAAAAGTCAAGACAAGGAAGAGTTTTAA
- the leuS gene encoding leucine--tRNA ligase, translated as MEYNSKDIEKKWQNFWSENQSFEPSDDQTKEKKYILSMFPYPSGRIHMGHVRNYCLGDAFARHFRKSDYNVLHPIGWDSFGMPAENAAIKNKLHPKKWTYENIDYMRDELKALGLSFSETREFATSDELYTKWEQEFIIKMYEEKLLYRKSTIVNWCEECHTVLANEQVEEGCCWRCDNEVEQKEMPGYYVGITKYAQELLDDLDLLKNDWPSKVLTMQENWIGRSEGLEFKFELSHDSKSKLERSFTKYFVFTTRPDTIYGVSYSALAPEHPIVKYMVENNLLPEKKIKAIKDMQKISERDRATQDKEGISLEIDVVHPLTGALIPVWVANFVLSSYGGGAVMAVPAHDQRDFEFAKKYDLPIKQVIVGPEGIIENQTEAYTGEGKLIDSESFTGLPNTKAKKAIIYHFEQNSVGTKQVNFKLRDWGVSRQRYWGAPIPFVHCDDCGLVAEKIENLPIALPEDVEITGEGNPLDLHPTWKHCACPSCGKPALRETDTLDTFVQSSWYFLRYATNPKSWNDVGISESDSDYWMNVDQYIGGIEHAILHLLYARFFTKVLNDLGYTNSREPFKKLLTQGMVLKDGAKMSKSKGNVVDPDLIVEKYGADTARLFMMFAAPPTKELEWNDSAVDGAYRFIKKFYERAANVTQDGLDTFASINHSSLNKEEKEARKKVYEALVKSNEVFTKTYTFNTLIASCMEALNALQAQKNEAVWSEGYYVLTNILEPIIPHASWELSNQLFKLSNFDKKLEIKEEVFTLDAIILAVTVNGKKRCEIEVAPDTSKEEILVLAKKAAAKWLGTSELIKEIVVPNKLVNFVIKG; from the coding sequence ATGGAATATAATTCAAAAGATATTGAAAAAAAATGGCAAAATTTTTGGAGTGAAAATCAATCTTTTGAGCCAAGTGATGATCAAACAAAAGAAAAAAAATACATATTAAGTATGTTCCCATATCCAAGTGGAAGAATACATATGGGACATGTTAGAAACTATTGTTTAGGTGATGCATTTGCAAGACATTTTAGAAAATCTGATTATAACGTTTTACACCCAATTGGTTGGGATAGTTTTGGAATGCCAGCTGAAAATGCAGCAATTAAAAATAAACTACATCCCAAAAAATGGACTTACGAAAATATCGATTATATGAGAGATGAATTAAAAGCTTTAGGTCTTTCTTTCTCTGAAACTAGAGAATTTGCAACTTCAGATGAACTTTATACAAAATGGGAACAAGAGTTCATTATTAAAATGTATGAAGAAAAACTACTTTATAGAAAATCAACTATAGTAAACTGGTGTGAAGAGTGTCACACAGTTTTAGCAAATGAGCAAGTAGAAGAGGGTTGTTGTTGGAGATGTGATAATGAAGTAGAGCAAAAAGAGATGCCTGGATATTACGTAGGAATTACTAAATATGCTCAAGAATTATTAGATGATTTAGACCTATTAAAAAATGACTGGCCATCAAAAGTTTTAACAATGCAAGAAAATTGGATTGGAAGAAGTGAAGGTTTAGAGTTTAAATTTGAATTATCACATGATTCAAAATCAAAACTAGAAAGATCATTTACTAAATATTTTGTATTTACTACACGTCCTGATACTATTTATGGGGTTTCTTACTCTGCACTTGCACCTGAACATCCAATAGTAAAATATATGGTAGAAAATAATTTATTGCCTGAGAAAAAAATTAAAGCTATAAAAGATATGCAAAAAATTAGTGAAAGGGATAGAGCAACTCAAGATAAAGAAGGAATTTCTTTGGAAATTGATGTTGTTCATCCATTAACAGGTGCATTAATACCTGTTTGGGTAGCAAATTTTGTTCTTAGCTCTTATGGTGGAGGAGCTGTTATGGCAGTTCCTGCTCATGATCAAAGGGATTTTGAATTTGCAAAAAAATATGATTTACCTATAAAACAAGTAATTGTTGGCCCTGAGGGAATTATTGAAAATCAAACAGAAGCATACACAGGGGAAGGTAAGTTAATTGATAGTGAGAGTTTTACGGGACTTCCAAATACAAAAGCTAAAAAAGCAATAATTTATCATTTTGAACAAAATTCTGTTGGTACAAAACAAGTTAATTTTAAACTAAGAGATTGGGGTGTTTCAAGACAAAGATATTGGGGAGCTCCAATTCCATTTGTTCATTGTGACGATTGTGGTTTAGTTGCTGAAAAAATTGAAAATCTTCCAATTGCATTACCAGAAGATGTTGAAATTACAGGTGAGGGAAATCCATTAGATTTACATCCGACTTGGAAACATTGTGCTTGTCCATCTTGTGGGAAACCAGCTCTTAGAGAAACAGATACATTAGATACTTTTGTTCAATCTTCTTGGTATTTTTTAAGATATGCAACAAACCCAAAATCTTGGAATGATGTAGGTATTTCAGAATCTGATAGTGACTATTGGATGAATGTTGATCAATATATTGGTGGAATTGAACATGCGATTTTACACCTTTTATATGCAAGATTCTTTACAAAAGTATTAAATGATTTAGGTTATACAAACTCAAGAGAACCATTTAAAAAACTACTTACTCAAGGTATGGTTTTAAAAGATGGTGCTAAGATGTCAAAATCAAAAGGAAATGTTGTTGATCCTGATTTAATTGTTGAAAAATATGGAGCTGATACTGCAAGATTATTTATGATGTTTGCGGCCCCTCCTACAAAAGAATTAGAATGGAATGATAGTGCAGTTGATGGGGCTTATAGATTTATTAAAAAATTCTATGAAAGAGCTGCAAATGTTACACAAGATGGTTTAGATACTTTTGCATCAATAAATCATTCTTCTTTAAATAAAGAAGAAAAAGAAGCTAGAAAAAAAGTTTATGAAGCACTTGTAAAATCAAATGAAGTATTTACAAAAACTTATACTTTTAATACTTTGATTGCCTCTTGTATGGAAGCTTTAAATGCCTTACAAGCTCAAAAAAATGAAGCTGTTTGGAGTGAAGGTTATTATGTTCTAACAAATATTTTAGAACCTATTATCCCCCATGCTTCTTGGGAATTGTCAAATCAATTGTTCAAACTTTCAAATTTCGATAAAAAATTAGAAATAAAAGAAGAAGTATTTACTCTTGATGCTATTATTTTAGCAGTTACAGTTAATGGTAAAAAAAGATGTGAAATTGAAGTAGCACCTGATACTTCTAAAGAAGAAATTTTAGTTCTTGCAAAAAAAGCAGCAGCTAAATGGTTGGGTACAAGTGAGCTTATAAAAGAAATCGTAGTTCCTAATAAACTTGTGAACTTCGTAATAAAAGGATAA
- the lptE gene encoding LPS assembly lipoprotein LptE: MHIFKKVLFVIFTFAICFSLVSCGYKPSSYYAKKEMEGNVFVRTLVSLSDPKNSVIVKDEMNKLLIQKLGSNLVNSEENADVVMDISINSISMQTLSYTSDGYNKLYNAVVVLGVKYYRKDDGIRKSFTVDGEYDFSVDDGETITETKRYAAITQSAQNAFDEVLSKIAVSSFK; encoded by the coding sequence ATGCATATTTTTAAAAAAGTGCTGTTTGTAATTTTTACTTTTGCAATATGTTTTTCTTTGGTATCTTGTGGATATAAACCATCAAGTTATTATGCAAAAAAAGAGATGGAAGGTAATGTTTTTGTAAGAACACTTGTTAGTTTATCTGATCCAAAGAACTCTGTTATAGTAAAAGATGAAATGAATAAATTATTGATTCAAAAACTAGGCTCTAACTTAGTTAATAGTGAAGAAAATGCAGATGTTGTAATGGATATTTCTATAAACTCTATATCTATGCAAACATTATCATATACTTCAGATGGATATAACAAACTATATAATGCTGTTGTTGTTCTTGGTGTTAAATACTATAGAAAAGATGATGGAATTAGAAAATCATTTACCGTTGATGGTGAATATGATTTCTCTGTTGATGATGGAGAAACAATTACTGAAACAAAAAGATATGCTGCAATTACTCAATCTGCACAAAATGCCTTTGATGAAGTTTTATCAAAAATTGCAGTATCTTCATTTAAATAA
- a CDS encoding Mur ligase family protein, with amino-acid sequence MQVDLKKATLEEFLEHKTLYYDKIDFTIVKSSWDLLSKKITLPFVIHIVGTNGKGSTGRFLAHYLHKKDYKVLHYSSPHIMKFNERIWINGNDVSDENLQDAHKFLQELYPIDLLSKLTYFEYTTLLAFYLSKDFDYLVLEAGLGGEFDATNVVENNLSLITTIGLDHQSFLGNTVSEIAATKMRSVDNKMLIGYQVFDEVIKTAYKVKEQILEQRNRNIEIIEIKEFEKYNINDKFASYLKRNLHLVITCLNELKIDIDLTLFDDVKLFGRCQKLRSNITIDVGHNPLAAHVIVKEFENKKITLIYNSYKDKDYEEVLKILKPIIKKIIIIPLEDKRVVEKKSLLKVIEQLNLLSDDTIKIDENEEYLVFGSFLVVENFLTLIGYDDKS; translated from the coding sequence ATGCAAGTTGATTTAAAGAAAGCTACATTAGAAGAGTTTTTGGAACATAAAACTCTTTATTACGACAAGATAGATTTTACAATAGTAAAATCTTCTTGGGATTTATTATCTAAAAAAATAACTCTTCCTTTTGTTATTCATATAGTTGGAACAAATGGAAAAGGAAGTACGGGAAGATTTTTAGCCCACTATTTACATAAAAAAGACTACAAAGTTTTACACTATAGCTCTCCTCATATAATGAAATTCAATGAAAGAATTTGGATAAATGGGAATGATGTTAGTGATGAAAATTTACAAGATGCCCATAAATTCTTACAAGAGTTATATCCAATAGATTTATTAAGTAAATTAACTTATTTTGAATATACAACATTATTAGCATTTTATTTATCAAAAGATTTTGATTATCTAGTTTTAGAAGCGGGGCTTGGTGGAGAATTTGATGCTACAAATGTGGTAGAAAATAACTTATCATTAATTACAACAATAGGTCTTGATCATCAAAGTTTTTTAGGAAATACAGTAAGTGAAATTGCAGCTACAAAAATGCGTTCAGTTGATAATAAAATGCTTATTGGATACCAAGTTTTTGATGAAGTAATTAAAACAGCATATAAAGTAAAAGAGCAAATATTAGAACAAAGAAATAGAAATATAGAAATAATAGAGATTAAAGAGTTTGAAAAATATAATATAAATGATAAATTTGCTTCATATTTAAAAAGAAATTTACACTTAGTAATTACTTGTTTAAATGAGTTGAAAATAGATATTGATTTAACATTATTTGATGATGTAAAACTATTTGGAAGATGTCAAAAATTAAGATCAAATATAACTATAGATGTGGGGCATAATCCCCTTGCTGCACATGTTATTGTAAAAGAGTTTGAAAATAAGAAAATCACACTTATTTATAATTCATACAAAGATAAAGATTATGAAGAGGTTTTGAAAATATTAAAACCAATTATAAAAAAAATTATCATAATTCCTTTAGAAGATAAAAGAGTAGTTGAAAAAAAATCTTTATTAAAAGTTATAGAGCAATTAAATTTACTAAGTGATGATACAATTAAAATAGATGAAAATGAAGAATACTTAGTTTTTGGTTCATTTTTAGTTGTTGAAAATTTTTTAACTTTGATTGGTTATGATGACAAATCTTGA